One Alistipes sp. ZOR0009 genomic window, CCGATGTGCAAATATTAAACATCTTACTTCTTGGTGGAACTGGGTTTAGAGAGGCTCTCCTTGAGCTTTACAAGGCTATCGAGCCACATTTTGGTCGATTCGTTGGCCGATGCACGCTTAATACCCAAATCAACCCAGGCAATTGCACGCTTGCGCACCTTTATATCAGTACACTTCTGCTCTAAGCGCATGGGATAGTTGTAAAGCATCATCAGATCTACATCGTCCTTAGTCTTTATGCGCGCATCTATCAAATCGGCAAAGCTGCTCCATTTCCCCATCTTACCATAGGCATCAACTAGGGCGTAAAACTTCACATCCTCAATGTTCTTAACGTCCATCGACTTCATGTATTCGAGGTACTTGCCAAAGCCTGCCTCATCAAACAGCCATTTATCTCCCACATTTTTGGTAAAGGAGTAAGCCTGCATATTCCATGATAGGTTTGTCTTCCTATTTACCTCCGCCTGTCCTACCTTTTCGGCAAATAGGGGTCGATTCTTCCAGAAGTAGAGAAACTGAGCCGAATAGGTATCGTTTATATTCTCCTTAAAGATATTCCATCCCTCTGGTGTTAGCATGTAGGGCATTCCCAAAGCGGTAATCAGCTCCATAGAGGCTGCCTTAGCCTCCTCCTTAAGGTAGGATGCGTTTACGATCTTGATATACTCCTTTAGGAAGGCGGTATCGCGCACACCCGCCTTGTATTTCTTTATAAAGGAGTTTAACCCTTTACCCGACAGCGCAACATTTGCCTCCCTTATAAACTCGTTAACAGGCACCGAGCCTACAATACGATGTTCCACCTCGCCGCTAGGGGTAAAGAAAAGGAGCGTAGGGAAAGCTTTTACCTCGAACCTATTTTTAAGGTCTACCCCCTCGCCTTTTTCCATATCAACCTTAACGTTGATAAACTTATCGTTCATCAAGCTCGCTACGTCGGCATCCTTAAATACCGTTTTAGCCAAAACCTTGCAGGGGCCACACCACGAGGTGTAGCAATCCATAAAAATCATCTTATTTTCGGATTTTGCCCGCTTAAGAATGTCGGCCCAAGCATCGTGGCTAAAGAGAATCCCTCCATCTACAGCAACGGAGTCGGCTCCCCTATTTCCCATAGCTAGCTTAGCAGCCTGCATAGGCATAACCGTGAACATAAGTGCCACAACACTTAAGCTCATTACTATTTTTCTCATAACAATATATTATTGATTTAGGTAGCGCTCCCCGGTTCGTGTAAGAAGCGGGAATATACCGTTTGTAGCTTCGTCCATATAGAGATGGATGAAGGTTGTTATAAAAAGGGAAGGGTTGCTTCCCTTTTTATACAAAGTGCTATTCTAACGATTTAAAGCCTTGCAGTAAAGCATTAAAAATAGGTTCCATTACGTTTTTAGCAGCATCTCGAACCGATGAGCTTACATCGCCCGATGCCGATATGCCCAGCTTGGTACCATCGCCAGCTTCGTCGACAATGATGATAAACCCTATATTCTCGTACTCTTTGGGGGAAGTAAGAGAGAAGGATAGCGTGTTATAGTTAGTGTTTGGGGTAAGGGTAAAGTCGTATTTTTTTCCGCTATTCAGCGTCACCGTAATTTTATCGGTAGAGGAACCAACGTTAGTAACGCTGGTTATTAATCCACCAGATAGCTTGGGGTAGCTATTCACATCGCACACGGCGGCGTATGCGCGCTGAACGGACATCTCGGTTTGCAGCGAGCACGAGATGATGCGTGGCACCTTTTTAGCCGCGGCCATTTGTGAATGGGCAGCCAACGAGGTGGCCAATATGGCAACTAAAAGAAAAAGTATCTTTTTCATCTTGGTAGTTTATTCGTTGAGTGGAGCCTTTCGGCTCCACCTAACAGGTTTGTGATTACAGGTTAAGCGCCTTTTTTACGGCTGCCTCTATCTTTTCGCCCCTAATATTTTTGGCGACAAACTTTCCATCCTTATCAATGAGAATGATGTAAGGGATTCCGCTGAACTGGTAATCCTGCATAAGCTTCTTCGAATCTTTAGCGTTAAGCTGCAACCATGTTAGCTTATCCTCTTCTACGGCCTTTCTCCAGTCGCTCTCCTTCTTGTCAATAGAAACGCTAAGCACCTCTAGCCCCTTATCCTTATACTTTTCGTAAACGGCCTTGATATTTGGGGTTTCCTGACGGCATGGACCACACCATGATGCCCAGAAATCAACAATAAGCAGCTTACCTCTTAAATCTTTTAGGCTAACCATCTTGCCATCAAGGTTAGGAAATGTAAAGTCTGGAGCAACTGCGCCAATAGCTAGCAGCTTTTCCTGATTTTCATTCTTTAGGAAGCTCTCTTTTGCCTCCTTTGCCTCGGTAAACCAAGGGAACTTCTTAATAAGCACATCGTAGGTATTCAAGATTAGCTCTCTATCCACCTTCTTGTCTAACATGTTTACGGCGTAAAGAACTGTTGGGCGATCTTTGTACATTCTTACAATAAGCCTAATACGCTCATTCAAATCCTTGTCTAATGCTCTGATGTTGTTTCTTACGCACTCGTGCCAAACAGAATCTTTTGTTTGTCCTGCCTTATAATCCTCCTGGTAGGTAAGAATCATACGCTGGTAGTTTAAGTAAGTAGCTTGGCTTACCAAGTTCAGCACGTTGTTATCCTCCGAACCTTCGATGTAAACAAAAGGAGGATTTTTTACAAGGTAGCGGCAGGTATCTACACCGCGCACATTTATGGTAAGATCGTCCTTATGGGCCCAAAAATCTACGTACTCAATGCCGTAAACGCTTAGGTTGTATAGCTGCGGGTTGGTTGCATCTACCTTAAAGGAAAAGTTGCCATTGGCATCAGGAGTAACCCTCATCAGCTCCACCTTCTTGTCCCCTTTTCCCTTCGATAGCCTTATTCCATAATCTACGTAGGTCCTATTAAAGGGATCCTTGGTAAATTGCAGCTTCCCTTTTACGGTAATCTCCTTCTTTTGAGAGGCTGCACCCTTTGTTTGTGCATATAATGATGAGGCTGCAAATAAAGCCATCACACCTAAAATCAAAAATCTTTTCATTGTACTTGTTTGTTTAAAGAGCGCTATGGCGTTAACCTCCGCTCCTATTTTCAATCGGCTATTGCCATGTTTATATTCGTTATCCGGCAAGAGAAATCCTATTTCTCAAGGTTTTCAAAACCGTTGGCTACAAAAAGCCGGGGTTTTGCTTGATTACGCCCTTGCTTATATCCACCTCGCTTTGAGGTATTGGAAGCACCTTCTTATTATCGGGTAGCGTTTTGTTTTTCAACGGGCGACCAGTTCGTATTAAATCGTAGCGATTTTGTCCCTCGAATGCAAGCTCGATAAATCGCTCCCTCAAAATGCGATCAAGCAGCTCCTGCGCGCTTACAAAGTTGGAAACCACCAAAGGTGTAACCCCAGGAATAGCGCGTCCGCGCACCTGATTCAGTAGCGCAACCGATTCTGCATTTACCCCATCTTCGCGAGCAAGCGCTTCGGCTCTAGTTAGCAGAATCTCGGCGTAACGAATTAGCGGAACGTTGTCTCTTCCATCAGAATTATTAAACTTAAAGGTGGTAGAGTCGTTAACCTGCCTATCTGGGAAACCAAGATACATTAGCTTGCTAACCCGCTGATCCCCCTTCTCGTGCGAGCGAATAAACGCCTTTTCGATCCAGTAGGAGCTTTTGTAGTAGTAGGCAGAGCCCAAGTTATTGGTGTTATACTGGGTGCTTTGACTTCCATTGCTGCTAATAGGAAGGGCAAAAATATGCTCCTTGGTAAGCGGAATGGGAATAAACTTACCCTTCTCGTTGTATGGGAATAGCTCGGTAAATGTCGAAAGCCCATAAACACCGCCATCAATTACATCCTTAGCAAACTTAGCGGCCTTCGCAAAATCGTGCTTATACAGGTAAACCCTCGAAAGCAATGCCGAGGCCGAAAGCTTTGTTGCACGAGCACCATTCTTTTGATCGCTACCATAGCTGGCAGGGAGATTGGCTACTGCAAACGACAAATCTTTTACCACCTGCTCGTACACCTGCTCGTTTGTTGAGCGAGGAATTATTTGCGAGCCATCGTAACCGTTGTAAGGCTTTAGCTGAAGCGGAAGTCCTAGCCCCTGCATCTGCCCCAACAGCGCACCATCGCCAAAGAATTTTAGCAAATCGAAGTAGAGGTAAGCGCGGAGGAAAGAAGCCTCTGCCAGCTGCCTACTACGAGCCGCCTCGCTATACTTTGCATACTTGGGAATGTTGGTAATAATAACGTTGGCGTTATTTACCGCAGTATAGTAGGTCGACCAGATATCCTTTATGGATTGATCGTCGTAATCGAAGGTGGCATTAACAAAGCTGTTATTCTCATTGCTAAGATGTAGCACATCGGTAGTTTGATCGCCAATAATAAAGCCCGGATAGTAGGTTGAACCACTACCAAGTACCGCTTGGTAAAAGGAGTGGTAGGTTCCGGCAAGAATCGACTCTACCGACTTCTCACTTTCGAAAGCACGCTCCTCTGTTAGCGTATCTTCGGGTGCAAGGTCGAGCCAAGAGTCGCACGATGTTGCCAATAGCATTACTGCTGGCAGAGCAGCATAAAAAAGCATCTTTTTCATAGTAGCTCGCATTATAGTCCAAATTTTAATCCAACCTGTACGGTTCGAGTTTGCGGCATCGTTAGCTCGTCGTAGCCAGACATTACTGCCGATGACCCAAACGCGCTAACCTCAGGATCTAACCCAGAATAGCTGGTAATGGTGAATACGTTAGAGCAAGCAACAAACGCCTTTACGTAGTCGAAGAACTTCAGCTTACTCATTTTAGTATCCAAAGTGTAGGCCAGCTCAATATTCTTTAAGCGCAGATACGAGGCATCCTCTAAAAAGCGTGAGCTTTGTCGCGAAACAGAATGGTCTGTCCCCATTGTACCCCCCGACGACATCACAATTGAGCTGTTATTGAGCTTCGGAATTGAGGTGTTGTGCCCATTAATCTTCCAGTAGTCCAAAATATCCTTGCTTAAGTTATTTGCATCCAGAGTTGTGTAGGTCAACAGCGTTGCATTGGTTCCATTCATCATTTTATTACCATACGAGAAGGAGAAGAGCACGTTAAGGTCAAAATTTTTGTACCTAAACGAGTTGGTAAAGCCTCCTGCGATTTTAGGCAGCGCCGTACCAAACACCTTCCTGTTGAGCGGTCCTTTCTTTGGATCGGAAGCGGGAGGCGTGGTGTTAACCGTACCATCTGCCCAAACCCAAAGCGAATTCCCTGTTTTGGGATCAACACCAGCCCACTCGTAAAGGTAAAACTGTCCGGCAGCCTGTCCCTCCTTGAAATACTTGTAGCCACGATCGGCACCTGCGGGGTCTGCCCCACTAAAGTTCAGCTTAAGTATTTTGTTTACATTCCGAAAAAGGTTTACGTTGGTAGTCCACGTAAAATCCTTGCTCGAGTAGTTAACCGTGTTAATAGACACCTCAAAACCCTGATTCTCCATATCGCCAATATTCTGAGGCTGGGAGCTGATACC contains:
- a CDS encoding thioredoxin family protein; the protein is MRKIVMSLSVVALMFTVMPMQAAKLAMGNRGADSVAVDGGILFSHDAWADILKRAKSENKMIFMDCYTSWCGPCKVLAKTVFKDADVASLMNDKFINVKVDMEKGEGVDLKNRFEVKAFPTLLFFTPSGEVEHRIVGSVPVNEFIREANVALSGKGLNSFIKKYKAGVRDTAFLKEYIKIVNASYLKEEAKAASMELITALGMPYMLTPEGWNIFKENINDTYSAQFLYFWKNRPLFAEKVGQAEVNRKTNLSWNMQAYSFTKNVGDKWLFDEAGFGKYLEYMKSMDVKNIEDVKFYALVDAYGKMGKWSSFADLIDARIKTKDDVDLMMLYNYPMRLEQKCTDIKVRKRAIAWVDLGIKRASANESTKMWLDSLVKLKESLSKPSSTKK
- a CDS encoding TlpA family protein disulfide reductase: MKRFLILGVMALFAASSLYAQTKGAASQKKEITVKGKLQFTKDPFNRTYVDYGIRLSKGKGDKKVELMRVTPDANGNFSFKVDATNPQLYNLSVYGIEYVDFWAHKDDLTINVRGVDTCRYLVKNPPFVYIEGSEDNNVLNLVSQATYLNYQRMILTYQEDYKAGQTKDSVWHECVRNNIRALDKDLNERIRLIVRMYKDRPTVLYAVNMLDKKVDRELILNTYDVLIKKFPWFTEAKEAKESFLKNENQEKLLAIGAVAPDFTFPNLDGKMVSLKDLRGKLLIVDFWASWCGPCRQETPNIKAVYEKYKDKGLEVLSVSIDKKESDWRKAVEEDKLTWLQLNAKDSKKLMQDYQFSGIPYIILIDKDGKFVAKNIRGEKIEAAVKKALNL
- a CDS encoding RagB/SusD family nutrient uptake outer membrane protein, producing the protein MKKMLFYAALPAVMLLATSCDSWLDLAPEDTLTEERAFESEKSVESILAGTYHSFYQAVLGSGSTYYPGFIIGDQTTDVLHLSNENNSFVNATFDYDDQSIKDIWSTYYTAVNNANVIITNIPKYAKYSEAARSRQLAEASFLRAYLYFDLLKFFGDGALLGQMQGLGLPLQLKPYNGYDGSQIIPRSTNEQVYEQVVKDLSFAVANLPASYGSDQKNGARATKLSASALLSRVYLYKHDFAKAAKFAKDVIDGGVYGLSTFTELFPYNEKGKFIPIPLTKEHIFALPISSNGSQSTQYNTNNLGSAYYYKSSYWIEKAFIRSHEKGDQRVSKLMYLGFPDRQVNDSTTFKFNNSDGRDNVPLIRYAEILLTRAEALAREDGVNAESVALLNQVRGRAIPGVTPLVVSNFVSAQELLDRILRERFIELAFEGQNRYDLIRTGRPLKNKTLPDNKKVLPIPQSEVDISKGVIKQNPGFL